The genomic DNA GCCGTGTCCACCGCGTCCTGCGCGGGTGCGGGCGCCGCCGGGAGCAGGGGCTCCGACTCCTCCGCGCGCTGGTGCGGGAGCGACACGGGGCGCAGTTGGCGCGGGCCGGACACCACCGCGTAGTCCGCGCCCAGGAACGGCGGCTCGATCGTGCCCGGGTCCTCGCCGAGCGCCAACTGCACTGCCGCCCAAGGGGCGTTGACCCCGCACAGCGACAGTTGGTGCAGTCCGCCCGCGGGCCGGGTGTTGACGTCCATCAGCACGGGCCGGTCGCCGAACATGCGGAACTGGATGTTGGACAGATAGTGCAGCCCGAAGCCCTCCGCGATCCGGCGGGCCGGCTCCAGCCACTGCTCGTGCAGGGTGAAACCGCGACGGCGGCCGTTCTTCGTGCGGCCCACGGCGAGCCGGACCACGTTGTCGGGACCGGTCAGGCAGTCCACCGACACCTCCGGCTCCTCCAGACGCGGCATGACCAGCCAGTCGACCTGCTCGTCGGCCCGCTCCAGCGCCTCGACGACCGTGTCGAGCGGGACGTAGGGGCTCGGGAAGCCGTTGAGGTGCATGAGCGAGAAGGGGGCGCGCGTGACCACGCGGAAGCCCACCCCGCCCGCACCGGACGCCGGCTTGAAGCACGCCTTGTGTCCGGCGGCCTCCAACTCCTCGACGGCCGCGACGAGTTCGGGCGCGGTGCGGACCCGCCACCACGGCGGCACGGGCACGCCGATCGCCTGGACGGCCTCGTACGCGATCACCTTGTCGTGGAAGACGGCGACGGCCTCGGGGGTCGGCGCCAGCAGCGCCGTGCCCACCGCCTCGAAGTCCGCGCGGTGCGCGACGATCTCCGACTGGTGCAGCCGGGGCACGAAGACATCGATGCCGCGGCGGGCGCACTGGTCGAGGGCGAACTCGACGTACGCGGCCGGGGACAGGCCCTCGGGCTCCAGGTCGGCGGTGTCGGCGGCGGCCAGTACGGGGGAGTCCGCGTCGCCGTGCGTGGCATGGATCTCGACGGCCCGGTCGCTGGGATTTCTCCGCAACTGATCCATGAAGAACACGTTCTCCGCGTACGTGCGGTTGAGCCAGACGCGTACGCGAGAGACCATGCAGGGCCGTCCTTTCGGGTTCGCGGGCACGGCGGAGCGAGGCCGTGCCCGGCCAGGGTGTTTGGAGGTACACCAAACCGCCCTCGGCGAAGGGGCGTTCGTGACGGTGGTGTTGGGGCGATCATACGGCTTGCGAAGGGTGCCGCGTGCAACGCCCGTGTTACGGATTTCCCGATGGTGCCCACCCGGCACATGAACTCCCGTCGCCGCACCGTCGCGGCCTCCCTGTCCGGCCTCCGGACCGGCCCGCCGTGACCGCCCCCGTCCGCCCCGCCGTCTTGTCGCGGTGCGGCGGGATGTGATCTCGTGGCCTCATTCGGGTGCGCGGAGGGGGCGAGGGGTGGAGTCGACGGCCGGCGGTGCCGGACATCTGCTGGCCATCAGCGACCTGCACATCGGGTACGCCGAGAACCGCGCCCTGGTCCAGGACATGCGGCCCGTCACGGACGAGGACTGGCTGATCGTGGCCGGTGACATCGCCGAGACCGTGGCCGACATCCGCTGGGTCCTCGAACTCCTCGCCGGCCGCTTCCGCAAGGTCCTCTGGGCCCCCGGCAACCACGAACTGTGGACCCACCCCAAGGACCCCGTCACCCTGCGCGGAGTCGCCCGCTACGACCATCTCGTGGCCCTGTGCCGGGAGTTGGGCGTCCTCACGCCCGAGGACCCCTACCCGGTCTGGGAGGGCCCCGGCGGCCCGGTGGCCGTCGCCCCGCTCTTCCTGCTCTACGACTACTCGTTCCTCCCGGCCGGCTGCGCCACCAAGGACGAGGGACTGACGTACGCGCACGGCACCGGCATCGTCTGCAACGACGAGTTCCTGCTGCACCCCGACCCCTACCCCAGCCGCGAGGCCTGGTGCCGGGCCCGCGTCGCCGCGACCGAACGCCGGCTCACCGAGATCCCCGACACCCTGCCCACGGTCCTGATCAACCACTACCCCCTGGACCGGCACCCCACGGAAGTCCTCTGGTACCCCGAGTTCGCCATGTGGTGCGGCACCGCGCTGACCGCCGACTGGCACCGCAGATTCCGCGTGGACACCATGGTCTACGGCCATCTCCACATCCCGCGGACCACCTATCACGAGGGGGTCCGCTTCGAAGAGGTGTCCGTGGGATACCCCCGCGAGTGGCAGAAGCGCCCGGGACCCCCGGGCCGACTGCGCCGCATCCTGCCGATGGAGGTCGGAACCGGTGATCGAGGAACTGCTTCCGGACTCCGTGGTGAGCGTGGAGACACACGGTGACGAGGGGCTGAAGGACGCCCCGCTGTACCCCGAGGAAGAGGCCCGCGTGGCCCGCGCGGTGCCCAAGCGCCGGCACGAGTTCGCCGCCGTACGGGCCTGTGCGCGGCGCGCCATGGAGAAGCTCGGCGTGCCCCCGCAGCCGATCCTGCCCGGCGCCCACGGCGCGCCCACCTGGCCCGCCGGTGTCATCGGCAGCATGACCCACTGCGACGGCTACCGCGCCGCCGCACTGGCCCGCGCCAGCGATCTCGCCTCGCTCGGCATCGACGCCGAACCCCACGCCCCGCTCCCGGACGGCGTCCTCACCGCCGTCGCCCTGCCCGCCGAACAGGAACGCCTGGCGCGCCTTACGGCCCAGCGGCCCGCGGTGCACTGGGACCGGCTCCTGTTCAGCGCCAAGGAGTCCGTCTACAAGGCGTGGTTCCCCCTCACGGGCAAGTGGCTGGACTTCTCGGAGGCCGACATCGAGGTCTTCACGGACCCCGGCGAGGAAGCACGCGGCACGCTCCGCGCCCGCCTCCTCGTCCCCGGTCCGGTGGTCGACGGTGAACGCCTCGACGTCTTCGAGGGCCGCTGGACCGTCGGGCGCGGACTGGTCGCCACGGCGGTCACGGTCCCGCATCCCTGAACCCACCCCCTCACCCTTCCGGGCACCAGCTCTCCAGCAGCCCGAAGAACGCCTCCTCGTTGCCCGCGAGCCCGGCGTCCGTCAGCGCCCGGTCCGCCTCGGCCAGCACCGAGGGCGGGACCAGGACCGGCAAAGGGGCGCCCGGTGGGCCGTCGAAGGCTGCTCTGACCGTGTGCAGCAGCCGTAGATAGGCCTGGACGGCGGCGCGCTCGCGGTCGGTCATCACTGCGGTCTGCATAGGACGGCTCTCCCCTGGTCGGCGTCATGCGCCCCCGCACGGCGGTGGCACGACTCCAGCTTGCCGCGTGCCACTGACAATCCCGTTGCGGCGGCCGCCGGTTCGCCCGCTTAGCGGAGGCGAAACCTCACCGAAATCCCCGGTGGGACAGCGGCCCTACGCTGGAAGGAAGGGCTTTCGGCCGCTGGTGGGCGGTCAGGTGAACGGGAGGCGAGTGCGTGGCGGATGTCCCGGCACGGCGCCCGGCGCGCGCCGCACGACTGCGCTCGGTGGGTGCCGGCGAACTCGAGCTGCAGTACCGCGTCGTGCACGGATACCGCCGTGCCTTCCGGATGGCCGGCGAGGGCCCGGCCCTGGTCCTCATCCACGGCATCGGCGACTCCTCCGCCACCTGGACCGACCTGATCCCCGACCTCGCCCGCACCCACACGGTGATCGCCCCCGACCTCCTCGGCCACGGCGCCTCCGACAAACCGCGCGCCGACTACTCCGTCGCCGCCTACGCCAACGGCGTGCGCGATCTGCTCACCACGCTCGGCATCGAGTCCGCGACCCTGCTCGGGCACTCGCTGGGCGGGGGAGTGGCGATGCAGTTCGCCTACCAGTTCCCCGAGCGCACCGAACGCCTCGTCCTGGTCAGCGCGGGCGGCGTGGGCCGCGAGGTCAATCCGGTGCTACGGCTCGTCTCGCTCCCCGGATCCCATCTCGCCCTGTCCGCACTGCGGTTGCCCGGCATGCGCCTCCAAGTCGGTCTCACCGTCGGGCTGTTGCGGCTCCTCGACACCGACCTCGGCCAGGACGCCCCCGAACTCCTCACCCTCGTCGACGCGTTGCCGGACGAGACCGCCCGCAACGCCTTCATCCGCACCCTGCGCGCGGTCGTCGACTGGCGCGGGCAGGTGGTGACCATGCTGGACCGCTGCTATCTGACCGAGGGCATGCCGACCATGCTGCTGTGGGGCGACCGGGACAGCGTGGTGCCGGTCCGGCACGCGTACGGCGCCCACGAGGCGATGCCGGGCAGCCGGCTGGAGATCTTCGAGGGCGCGGGACACTTCCCGTTCCACACCGACCCGGCCCGATTCCTCACCCTGGTCGAGGAGTTCACCGCCACCACCTCTCCGGCTCACTGGAGCCGCGAGCACTGGCGCGACCTCCTGTGCGAGGGCCGCCCCGGCGTCACCGCCCAGAGTGGAGCGAGGGAACGGGACCTGCGGGAGGCGAGCGAACGGAGCGCCACTTAGACGGGCTCCTCCCGGGTGACGAGCCGTCAATTCCTAGCCGCGTGGCCCCGGATACCCCAGCGACGCCTCGATCCGCCCCGCGAGATGGTCGTGCCGCGCGGGCCCGCGGAGCGCCGAACCGGCAAGCCATGTACGGCACTTGCTGGCGAGCAGCAGACCGAAGCTCTCGGCCTCCCGCTCGTCGGCGCGCTCGAACCGGCTGCGGGCGGCCACCTTGAGGACGGTGGCCCGCAGTGCCGCCTCGTCGACGGTGTCACCAAGGAGCCGGGCGGCGACCGAGGCGCCCTCCGGATGGGGGCCGCAGTGGCCGGCCTTCATGTGCCACAGCTCGTGGCCCAGGATCACCAACTGGTGGTCGGGCGCGGTGCGTTCCTCGATCACGACGAGATCCTGGTCGGCCATGTCGAGCCACAACCCGCTCGCGGTGCAGGCCGGGAAGGCGGCCGTACGGAACTGGACCGGGCGGCCCCGGCGGCGGCTCATCGCGTCGCACAGCGCGCCGTACAGGTCGTGGGGGCGTGCGGGTGCGCCGAGGCTCAGCTCGGCGACCAACTCACCGCACAGGCGGCGCATCTGCCTGCCGATGCCCACAGTCCTCCCCGGGATCACGACTCGGGCCGCTTCACGCTCTCCAGGAGCATGTCCAGCCACTCGGCGACCTTGTCGCGGTGCTGGTCGGTGGGCAACTGCGCGGCCCGCCAGGCGATCTGGCGCACTCCGTGGTCCTGGAGCAGCCGCTCCAGCGGGTCCTCGGCGGCCTCGGCCGCCGCCCGCTCGCGGTCGGCGAGCTTCTGCAACAGCTCCTGCTCGGTGCGCTGGAGCGCGCCCGCGAGGGCTTCGGGGTCCTCGGCCGTGAGGAATCCGGCGTGCACGCGGAAGAAGCGCTGGAGGGCGTCGCAGTGCTCCATGGTGGGACGCCGGTCGCCGTTGATGAGCGCGCCCGCCTGCTGGCGGGACATGCCCGCGCCGTCGGCGATCTCCTGCTGGGTGTACTTGCGCCCGTTGGGCTTGAGTCTCGTACGGCGCAGCAGACCGAGGCGTTGCAGGAACCGGGCCTGCACATCCGGCTCGCCCGCGGGACGGCCGCTCAGCAGGGCCCTGACCACGGGCTCCGGGACACCGCAGGCGACGGACAGTCTGCCGATGTGGACGACCTCGGACTGCGGCACGTCGAGCCGTTCGGCGAGCGCGGTGACGCGGTCGACGACGGCGGGCAGCAGGGCGGTCGCCGTCGTGCCCGGTACCTCGAAGCCATCCGACACCGACAGATCTCCTCAACGTCTCTCACAGGCTTCTCACAAACGGTGGCCGTGAACATCCCGGAGGGTAGCGGTTGGTTCGAACTCGCATCCAGGTCTCGCCACAACTGTGGCCAATTTCAGCCGTCAACAAGCATGAAATGCCACGATAGTTGACACGGCTCGCGTCGGGGCACCAGGATCA from Streptomyces sp. NBC_01478 includes the following:
- a CDS encoding ATP-grasp domain-containing protein, with protein sequence MVSRVRVWLNRTYAENVFFMDQLRRNPSDRAVEIHATHGDADSPVLAAADTADLEPEGLSPAAYVEFALDQCARRGIDVFVPRLHQSEIVAHRADFEAVGTALLAPTPEAVAVFHDKVIAYEAVQAIGVPVPPWWRVRTAPELVAAVEELEAAGHKACFKPASGAGGVGFRVVTRAPFSLMHLNGFPSPYVPLDTVVEALERADEQVDWLVMPRLEEPEVSVDCLTGPDNVVRLAVGRTKNGRRRGFTLHEQWLEPARRIAEGFGLHYLSNIQFRMFGDRPVLMDVNTRPAGGLHQLSLCGVNAPWAAVQLALGEDPGTIEPPFLGADYAVVSGPRQLRPVSLPHQRAEESEPLLPAAPAPAQDAVDTAPEASETGSRAAARA
- a CDS encoding metallophosphoesterase family protein, which translates into the protein MESTAGGAGHLLAISDLHIGYAENRALVQDMRPVTDEDWLIVAGDIAETVADIRWVLELLAGRFRKVLWAPGNHELWTHPKDPVTLRGVARYDHLVALCRELGVLTPEDPYPVWEGPGGPVAVAPLFLLYDYSFLPAGCATKDEGLTYAHGTGIVCNDEFLLHPDPYPSREAWCRARVAATERRLTEIPDTLPTVLINHYPLDRHPTEVLWYPEFAMWCGTALTADWHRRFRVDTMVYGHLHIPRTTYHEGVRFEEVSVGYPREWQKRPGPPGRLRRILPMEVGTGDRGTASGLRGERGDTR
- a CDS encoding 4'-phosphopantetheinyl transferase family protein, with the protein product MIEELLPDSVVSVETHGDEGLKDAPLYPEEEARVARAVPKRRHEFAAVRACARRAMEKLGVPPQPILPGAHGAPTWPAGVIGSMTHCDGYRAAALARASDLASLGIDAEPHAPLPDGVLTAVALPAEQERLARLTAQRPAVHWDRLLFSAKESVYKAWFPLTGKWLDFSEADIEVFTDPGEEARGTLRARLLVPGPVVDGERLDVFEGRWTVGRGLVATAVTVPHP
- a CDS encoding alpha/beta fold hydrolase — its product is MADVPARRPARAARLRSVGAGELELQYRVVHGYRRAFRMAGEGPALVLIHGIGDSSATWTDLIPDLARTHTVIAPDLLGHGASDKPRADYSVAAYANGVRDLLTTLGIESATLLGHSLGGGVAMQFAYQFPERTERLVLVSAGGVGREVNPVLRLVSLPGSHLALSALRLPGMRLQVGLTVGLLRLLDTDLGQDAPELLTLVDALPDETARNAFIRTLRAVVDWRGQVVTMLDRCYLTEGMPTMLLWGDRDSVVPVRHAYGAHEAMPGSRLEIFEGAGHFPFHTDPARFLTLVEEFTATTSPAHWSREHWRDLLCEGRPGVTAQSGARERDLREASERSAT
- a CDS encoding toxin-antitoxin system, toxin component, with translation MRRLCGELVAELSLGAPARPHDLYGALCDAMSRRRGRPVQFRTAAFPACTASGLWLDMADQDLVVIEERTAPDHQLVILGHELWHMKAGHCGPHPEGASVAARLLGDTVDEAALRATVLKVAARSRFERADEREAESFGLLLASKCRTWLAGSALRGPARHDHLAGRIEASLGYPGPRG
- a CDS encoding helix-turn-helix domain-containing protein, which codes for MSDGFEVPGTTATALLPAVVDRVTALAERLDVPQSEVVHIGRLSVACGVPEPVVRALLSGRPAGEPDVQARFLQRLGLLRRTRLKPNGRKYTQQEIADGAGMSRQQAGALINGDRRPTMEHCDALQRFFRVHAGFLTAEDPEALAGALQRTEQELLQKLADRERAAAEAAEDPLERLLQDHGVRQIAWRAAQLPTDQHRDKVAEWLDMLLESVKRPES